One region of Miscanthus floridulus cultivar M001 chromosome 19, ASM1932011v1, whole genome shotgun sequence genomic DNA includes:
- the LOC136529159 gene encoding 26.2 kDa heat shock protein, mitochondrial-like, protein MASAVASVEVPPKPVFLMDILASPSASGKTDASARHVFSTGGAPPRSSDDGVKDSTGKDAAADADRPRERDLSIPKLFTGGVLDLFPEAARRDLLLALAEDGGGVASMTGFSPRGWWVSKEVGDAVQLKVAMPGLGKEHVKIRAEKDVLVIKGEGDGDGDKGSARYSYRIVLSSQAFKMDQIKAEMTNGMLSLTVPKIKDEERKDVFEIKIE, encoded by the exons ATGGCTTCCGCCGTCGCTTCCGTGGAGGTCCCGCCGAAGCCCGTCTTCCTCATGGACATCCTCGCCTCACCGTCCGCCTCCGGGAAGACCGACGCCTCGGCCCGCCACGTCTTCAGCACCGGAGGCGCTCCGCCACGCTCCTCCGACGACGGCGTCAAGGACTCCACCGGCAaggacgccgccgccgacgccgaccgCCCCCGTGAGCGCGACCTCTCCATCCCCAAGCTCTTCACCGGAG GCGTGCTGGACCTGTTCCCCGAGGCTGCGAGGCGGGACCTGCTGCTGGCGCTGgcggaggacggcggcggcgtggcgtcCATGACCGGCTTCTCCCCGCGCGGGTGGTGGGTCTCCAAGGAGGTTGGCGACGCGGTGCAGCTGAAGGTGGCGATGCCGGGGCTGGGGAAGGAGCACGTGAAGATTCGGGCGGAGAAGGACGTCCTGGTGATCAAGGGGgaaggcgacggcgacggcgacaagGGCTCCGCACGCTACAGCTACCGCATCGTGCTCTCCTCCCAGGCTTTCAAGATGGACCAGATAAAGGCGGAGATGACGAACGGCATGCTCAGCCTCACCGTGCCCAAGATCAAGGACGAGGAGCGCAAGGACGTGTTCGAGATCAAGATCGAGTAG
- the LOC136527798 gene encoding aquaporin PIP1-6, with product MAGGKLQDRSQDEDVRVGVDRFPERQPIGTAADDLDRDYIEPPPAPLFETSELSSWSFYRAGIAEFVATFLFLYVTVLTVMGVSKSPSKCGTVGIQGIAWAFGGMIFALVYCTAGVSGGHINPAVTFGLLLARKLSLTRALYYVVMQCLGAVCGAGVVKALVGRALYESAGGGANAVGPGYTKGDGLGAEIVGTFVLVYTVFSATDAKRSARDSHVPVLAPLPIGFAVFLVHLATIPITGTGINPARSLGAAIIYDSPHGWHGHWIFWVGPFAGAALAAVYHQVVIRAMPFKSSAHY from the exons ATGGCAGGAGGCAAGCTGCAGGACAGGTCGCAGGACGAGGACGTGCGAGTGGGCGTGGACCGTTTCCCTGAGCGGCAGCCCATCGGCACGGCGGCGGACGACCTGGACCGCGACTACATCGAGCCCCCGCCGGCGCCGCTGTTCGAGACGTCGGAGCTCTCGTCGTGGTCCTTCTACCGCGCCGGCATCGCCGAGTTTGTGGCCACGTTCCTCTTCCTCTACGTGACGGTGCTGACGGTGATGGGCGTGAGCAAGTCCCCCTCCAAGTGCGGCACCGTGGGCATCCAGGGCATCGCGTGGGCGTTCGGCGGCATGATCTTCGCGCTCGTCTACTGCACCGCCGGCGTCTCGGGGGGCCACATCAACCCGGCCGTCACGTTCGGGCTCCTCCTCGCCAGGAAGCTGTCGCTGACGCGGGCGCTCTACTACGTGGTGATGCAGTGCCTGGGCGCCGTCTGCGGCGCCGGCGTCGTGAAGGCGTTGGTCGGGCGCGCGCTGTACGAGTCCGCGGGCGGCGGCGCCAACGCCGTCGGTCCCGGGTACACCAAGGGCGACGGCCTCGGCGCCGAGATCGTCGGCACGTTCGTGCTCGTGTACACCGTCTTCTCCGCCACCGACGCCAAGCGCAGCGCGAGGGACTCCCACGTCCCCGTGCTGGCCCCGCTGCCCATCGGCTTCGCCGTGTTCCTGGTGCACCTCGCCACCATCCCCATCACCGGCACCGGGATCAACCCCGCCAGGAGCCTCGGTGCCGCCATCATCTACGACAGCCCGCACGGGTGGCACGGCCAC TGGATCTTCTGGGTGGGCCCGTTCGCCGGAGCGGCGCTTGCGGCGGTGTACCACCAGGTCGTCATCAGGGCCATGCCCTTCAAGTCCAGCGCTCACTACTAG